Proteins co-encoded in one Alkalispirillum mobile genomic window:
- a CDS encoding S1C family serine protease, giving the protein MKLPRLMRFLFSYTAIGLLLAAVIIGLRPDLVGMQDDGNARPENGDTVTQPVAPQIAQVRPAAGPASYADAVEQAQPAVVNIYTTKTVQQEQHPLFDDPFFRRFFGDITPQQPRERTQTSLGSGVIFSDQGYVVTNNHVIDDADEIQVLLADGREALASVVGRDPDTDLAVLRIELDRLPVIQLADDRALRVGDVVLAIGNPFGVGQTVTMGIVSATGRDQLGLTTFENFIQTDAAINPGNSGGALINAEGRLVGINTAIFSRTGGHQGIGFAIPAHLAVSVLDSIVEEGRVVRGWIGVQAQTLSPMLAESFGLDQESGIVISGVLRGGPASEAGLRPGDVVTHVEDERAVDAQTLLQRVTGKLPGDELTMRIVRDGEEKTLTIEVEERPAQDEQQAPQPQLR; this is encoded by the coding sequence ATGAAACTGCCGCGCCTGATGCGATTCCTGTTCAGCTACACCGCGATCGGCCTGCTGCTGGCCGCGGTGATCATCGGGCTGCGCCCCGACCTGGTCGGCATGCAGGACGACGGCAATGCCCGCCCGGAAAATGGCGACACGGTCACTCAGCCCGTGGCGCCCCAGATCGCCCAGGTCCGGCCCGCCGCCGGGCCGGCCTCCTACGCCGACGCCGTGGAGCAGGCCCAGCCCGCGGTGGTGAACATTTACACCACGAAGACCGTCCAGCAGGAGCAGCATCCCCTGTTCGACGACCCCTTCTTTCGCCGCTTTTTCGGCGACATCACCCCGCAGCAACCGCGCGAACGCACCCAGACCAGCCTGGGGTCGGGGGTAATCTTCAGCGACCAGGGATACGTGGTCACCAACAACCACGTCATTGATGACGCCGACGAGATCCAGGTGCTGCTGGCGGACGGCCGCGAGGCGCTGGCCAGCGTGGTGGGCCGCGACCCCGATACCGACCTGGCGGTGCTGCGGATCGAGCTGGACCGCCTGCCGGTCATCCAACTCGCCGACGATCGGGCGCTCAGGGTGGGGGACGTCGTCCTCGCCATCGGCAACCCGTTTGGCGTCGGTCAGACGGTGACCATGGGCATTGTCAGCGCCACCGGCCGCGATCAGCTGGGCCTGACCACCTTCGAGAACTTCATCCAGACCGATGCGGCCATCAACCCGGGCAACTCCGGTGGCGCGCTGATCAACGCCGAGGGTCGGCTGGTGGGCATCAACACCGCCATCTTCAGCCGCACCGGCGGCCACCAGGGCATCGGTTTCGCCATCCCGGCGCACCTGGCGGTGTCGGTGCTGGACAGCATCGTGGAGGAAGGCCGCGTGGTCCGCGGCTGGATCGGCGTGCAGGCGCAGACACTCAGCCCCATGCTGGCCGAGTCCTTCGGGCTGGACCAGGAGTCGGGGATCGTCATCTCCGGCGTCCTGCGCGGCGGTCCGGCCTCGGAGGCCGGCCTGCGGCCGGGAGACGTGGTCACGCACGTCGAAGATGAGCGGGCGGTGGACGCCCAGACCCTGCTCCAACGGGTGACCGGCAAGCTGCCCGGAGACGAACTGACCATGCGTATCGTGCGCGACGGCGAAGAGAAAACGCTGACCATCGAGGTGGAGGAACGGCCTGCGCAGGACGAGCAGCAGGCCCCGCAGCCGCAGTTACGCTGA
- the hisC gene encoding histidinol-phosphate transaminase encodes MSESSRSALVDAWVRPEVRALKAYHVPPPADVVKLDAMENPWPWPGALTSAWQQALAEVALNRYPDAGATELKQRLRKAMGVPEGAELMLGNGSDELILLVNLLVAGPGRVVLTPAPGFAMYRIIALNSGMAYREVPLGEDFELDEAAMLAALRDAQPAVVYLAYPNNPTGNAFNRETITRIIHEAPGLVVVDEAYYAFARDSFLPEVLEYPNLLVMRTVSKVGLAGLRLGLLVGHPDWLAELEKLRLPYNINALTQASANFALEHRAQLDKSVADIITERGRLAEALATVPGVVRVWPSEANFLTFRVSPGQATAVHQGLQGRGVLIKNLHGSHPQLSDCLRVTVGQPGENARFLEALTDALSA; translated from the coding sequence GTGAGCGAGTCCTCGCGCAGTGCGCTGGTGGATGCCTGGGTGCGCCCCGAGGTGCGCGCGCTGAAGGCCTACCACGTACCGCCGCCGGCGGACGTGGTCAAGCTGGACGCCATGGAGAACCCCTGGCCCTGGCCGGGGGCGCTCACCAGCGCCTGGCAGCAGGCGCTGGCGGAGGTGGCGCTCAATCGTTACCCGGACGCCGGGGCCACCGAGCTGAAGCAGCGCCTGCGCAAGGCCATGGGCGTGCCCGAGGGGGCCGAGCTGATGCTCGGCAACGGCTCGGATGAGCTGATCCTGCTGGTCAATCTGCTGGTGGCAGGGCCCGGCCGGGTGGTGCTCACCCCCGCGCCGGGGTTCGCCATGTACCGCATCATCGCGCTGAACAGCGGCATGGCGTATCGCGAGGTGCCGCTGGGCGAGGACTTCGAGCTGGACGAGGCCGCCATGCTGGCAGCGCTGCGCGACGCCCAGCCCGCCGTGGTCTACCTCGCCTATCCCAACAACCCCACCGGCAATGCCTTCAACCGCGAGACGATCACGCGGATCATCCACGAGGCCCCGGGGCTGGTGGTGGTGGACGAGGCCTACTACGCCTTTGCCCGCGATAGCTTCCTGCCGGAGGTACTGGAGTACCCGAACCTGCTGGTGATGCGCACCGTCTCCAAGGTGGGGCTTGCCGGCCTGCGGCTGGGGCTGCTGGTGGGGCACCCGGACTGGTTGGCGGAGCTGGAGAAGCTGCGCCTGCCCTACAACATCAACGCCCTGACCCAGGCCAGTGCCAACTTTGCGCTGGAGCACCGGGCCCAGCTGGATAAAAGCGTGGCCGACATCATCACCGAGCGGGGGCGGCTGGCGGAGGCGCTGGCGACGGTACCGGGGGTCGTGCGGGTCTGGCCCAGCGAGGCCAACTTTCTCACCTTCCGGGTGTCACCGGGGCAGGCCACGGCGGTGCATCAGGGGCTGCAGGGCCGGGGCGTGCTCATCAAGAACCTGCACGGCAGTCATCCGCAGTTGTCCGATTGCCTGCGGGTCACGGTGGGCCAGCCCGGCGAGAACGCCCGCTTCCTGGAAGCGCTGACCGACGCGCTGTCAGCGTAA